The following coding sequences lie in one Phalacrocorax aristotelis chromosome 2, bGulAri2.1, whole genome shotgun sequence genomic window:
- the POLR1F gene encoding DNA-directed RNA polymerase I subunit RPA43 isoform X2, translated as MQNQLESENESCRYHLKRKETVRLSGGHDALRRQTAARSLQGVPVAYDNIKVVGELGDIYDDQGFIHLNIEADFVIFSPKKGKKLKGIINKVAPSHIGCLIHGCFNASIPKPEQMSIVQWQELGLKIGDELKFQVLHLDSDAAGVFFIRGGLTKSSMQPRQSETITDSTNGGEIQKLDHQENGFNDSGGNNVTEEPQGEMDNTGGGNAEEQSVDAVNGVCDDKNKKKKKKKKHKQEEQEHVLPTSDSSGYQSDHKKSKKKKRKHSDEIEESELSQPSQKPKAKKKRV; from the exons ATGCAAAACCAGTTGGAAAGCGAAAATGAATCATGCCGGTATCatctgaagaggaaggaaacgGTGCGCCTGAGCGGCGGACACGACGCGTTACGGAGACAAACCGCTGCTCGCAG ccttCAGGGTGTGCCGGTGGCGTACGACAACATCAAAGTGGTGGGCGAGCTCGGGGACATCTATGACGACCAAGGGTTCATCCACCTGAACATCGAGGCGGACTTCGTCATCTTCAGCcccaagaaagggaaaaaactgaAG ggtATAATTAATAAAGTGGCCCCTAGTCATATTGGCTGCCTGATACATGGATGCTTCAATGCTTCTATCCCCAAACCTGAACAAATGTCGATTGTACAGTGGCAAGAACTGGGTTTAAAAATAGGGGATGAACTGAAATTTCAAGTATTGCACTTGGATTCTGATGCAGCTGGGGTGTTCTTCATTCGAGGAGGACTCACTAAAAGCAG CATGCAGCCCAGACAATCTGAGACCATCACTGACAGTACAAATGGAGGTGAAATTCAAAAGCTTGACCACCAGGAAAATGGCTTCAATGACTCTGGGGGAAATAATGTCACAGAGGAGCCTCAAGGTGAGATGGATAACACTGGGGGGGGAAATGCAGAAGAGCAAAGTGTTGATGCTGTGAATGGAGTATGTGATGATAAaaacaagaagaagaagaaaaagaaaaaacataagcAAGAAGAACAGGAGCATGTATTGCctaccagtgactccagtggtTACCAAAGTGAccataaaaagtcaaagaaaaagaagcgAAAGCATTCTGATGAAATTGAAGAAAGTGAATTATCTCAGCCGtcacaaaaacccaaagctaaaaagaaaagggtCTGA
- the POLR1F gene encoding DNA-directed RNA polymerase I subunit RPA43 isoform X1 → MAVAGELPPPLAAPLPAAAAIPSFAVARGLVGRRYSCLVVAPHRRHVALAPRYLGRKRTGIRAQLDAELLRYSESLQGVPVAYDNIKVVGELGDIYDDQGFIHLNIEADFVIFSPKKGKKLKGIINKVAPSHIGCLIHGCFNASIPKPEQMSIVQWQELGLKIGDELKFQVLHLDSDAAGVFFIRGGLTKSSMQPRQSETITDSTNGGEIQKLDHQENGFNDSGGNNVTEEPQGEMDNTGGGNAEEQSVDAVNGVCDDKNKKKKKKKKHKQEEQEHVLPTSDSSGYQSDHKKSKKKKRKHSDEIEESELSQPSQKPKAKKKRV, encoded by the exons ATGGCCGTGGCGGgggagctgccgccgccgctcgccgcGCCACTgccggcggccgccgccatCCCCTCCTTCGCCGTGGCCCGCGGCCTGGTGGGGCGCCGCTACTCGTGCCTGGTGGTGGCGCCGCACCGCAGGCACGTCGCGCTGGCGCCGCGCTACCTGGGCCGCAAGCGCACCGGCATCCGCGCCCAGCTGGACGCCGAGCTCCTGCGCTACTCGGAGAG ccttCAGGGTGTGCCGGTGGCGTACGACAACATCAAAGTGGTGGGCGAGCTCGGGGACATCTATGACGACCAAGGGTTCATCCACCTGAACATCGAGGCGGACTTCGTCATCTTCAGCcccaagaaagggaaaaaactgaAG ggtATAATTAATAAAGTGGCCCCTAGTCATATTGGCTGCCTGATACATGGATGCTTCAATGCTTCTATCCCCAAACCTGAACAAATGTCGATTGTACAGTGGCAAGAACTGGGTTTAAAAATAGGGGATGAACTGAAATTTCAAGTATTGCACTTGGATTCTGATGCAGCTGGGGTGTTCTTCATTCGAGGAGGACTCACTAAAAGCAG CATGCAGCCCAGACAATCTGAGACCATCACTGACAGTACAAATGGAGGTGAAATTCAAAAGCTTGACCACCAGGAAAATGGCTTCAATGACTCTGGGGGAAATAATGTCACAGAGGAGCCTCAAGGTGAGATGGATAACACTGGGGGGGGAAATGCAGAAGAGCAAAGTGTTGATGCTGTGAATGGAGTATGTGATGATAAaaacaagaagaagaagaaaaagaaaaaacataagcAAGAAGAACAGGAGCATGTATTGCctaccagtgactccagtggtTACCAAAGTGAccataaaaagtcaaagaaaaagaagcgAAAGCATTCTGATGAAATTGAAGAAAGTGAATTATCTCAGCCGtcacaaaaacccaaagctaaaaagaaaagggtCTGA